One genomic window of Arvicola amphibius chromosome 4, mArvAmp1.2, whole genome shotgun sequence includes the following:
- the LOC119811854 gene encoding olfactory receptor 1, whose translation MTEGNQTTISQFLLLGLPIPPEHQHLFYILFLAMYLTTVLGNILIIILILLDSHLHTPMYLFLSNLSFSDLCFSSVTMPKLLQNMQSQDPSIPYAGCLTQIYFFLYFGDLGNFLLVVMAYDRYVAICFPLHYTSIMSPKLCVSLVVLSWVLTTFHAMLHTLLMARLSFCEDNVIPHYFCDMSALLKLACSDTHVNEVVIFIVVSIFLVLPFALIIMSYVRIVSSILKVPSSQGIRKAFSTCGSHMSVVSLFYGTVIGLYLCPSANNSTVKDTVMSLMYTVVTPMLNPFIYSLRNRDIKGALERIFCKKKNQLSL comes from the coding sequence ATGACAGAAGGGAACCAAACTACCATCTCCCAGTTTCTTCTCCTGGGCCTGCCCATACCCCCAGAGCACCAGCACCTGTTCTATATCCTGTTCCTGGCCATGTACCTCACCACTGTCCTGGGAAACATTCTTATCATCATCCTCATTCTACTGGACTCCcatctccacacacccatgtacttgtTTCTCAGCAACttgtccttctctgacctctgcttctcctctgtcACAATGCCCAAACTGCTGCAGAACATGCAGAGCCAGGACCCATCCATCCCCTATGCAGGTTGTCTGACACAGATAtacttctttctctattttggAGACCTCGGGAACTTCCTCCTTGTggtcatggcctatgaccgctatgtggccatctgctttCCCCTTCATTACACCAGCATCATGAGCCCCAAACTCTGTGTGAGTCTGGTGGTGCTGTCCTGGGTGCTGACCACATTTCACGCCATGCTGCATACCCTGCTCATGGCCAGATTGTCATTTTGTGAGGACAATGTGATCCCCCACTATTTCTGTGATATGTCTGCTCTACTAAAGCTGGCCTGTTCTGACACACATGTTAATGAGGTGGTAATATTTATTGTGGTCAGCATCTTTCTTGTTTTGCCATTTGCACTCATTATCATGTCCTATGTACGAATTGTGTCTTCCATCCTCAAGGTCCCTTCTTCTCAAGGTATCCGTAAAGCCTTCTCCACCTGTGGCTCCCACATGTCTGTGGTCTCACTGTTCTATGGTACTGTCATTGGTCTGTACTTGTGTCCATCAGCTAATAACTCTACTGTGAAGGACACTGTCATGTCTTTGATGTACACAGTGGTGACCCCCATGCTGAACCCcttcatctacagcctgaggaataGAGACATAAAGGGAGCTCTGGAAAGAAtcttttgcaaaaagaaaaatcaactaaGCCTATGA